One segment of Macrotis lagotis isolate mMagLag1 chromosome 1, bilby.v1.9.chrom.fasta, whole genome shotgun sequence DNA contains the following:
- the CA11 gene encoding carbonic anhydrase-related protein 11 yields MGGPVRLSPPRALLLGAALGAAAHIGPAPAPEDWWTYKDNLQGSFVPGPPFWGLVNAAWSLCAVGKRQSPVDVELKRVLYDPFLPPLRLSTGGEKLRGTLYNTGRHVSFLPASRPVVNVSGGPLLYSHRLSELRLLFGARDGAGSEHQINHESFSAEVQLIHFNQELYGNLSAASRGPNGLAVLALFVNVAANSNPFLSRLLNRDTITRISYKNDAYFVQDLSLEQLFPDSFGFVTYQGSLSTPPCSETVTWILIDRALNVTSLQMHSLRLLSQNPPSQIFQSLSGNGRPLQPLAHRALRGNRDPRHPERRCRGPNYRLHVDGAR; encoded by the exons ATGGGGGGCCCAGTTCGCCTCAGTCCTCCCCGGGCCCTGCTCCTTGGGGCTGCTTTGGGGGCTGCAG CTCACATCGGCCCGGCGCCTGCCCCGGAGGATTGGTGGACCTACAAAGATAATCTCCAGGGAAGCTTCGTCCCAG ggccgCCCTTTTGGGGCCTGGTGAACGCAGCCTGGAGTCTGTGTGCGGTGGGGAAGCGCCAGAGCCCCGTCGATGTGGAGCTCAAGAGGGTCCTCTATGACCCCTTCTTGCCTCCTCTTCGGCTCAGCACTGGTGGAGAGAAG CTTCGAGGGACTTTATACAACACTGGACGTCATGTCTCCTTCCTGCCAGCTTCAAGACCTGTGGTCAATGTATCTGGGGGGCCTCTTCTCTATAGCCACCGACTCAGCGAACTTCGACTCCTCTTTGGGGCTCGAGATGGGGCCGGTTCTGAGCACCAGATCAACCATGAGAGTTTCTCAGCAGAG GTGCAACTAATCCACTTTAATCAAGAACTCTATGGGAATCTAAGTGCAGCCTCCAGGGGTCCTAATGGCCTGGCTGTCTTGGCACTTTTTGTGAAT GTCGCCGCCAACTCCAACCCCTTCCTGAGTCGCCTCCTCAACAGAGACACCATCACCAGGATCTCCTACAAAA ACGACGCCTACTTCGTCCAGGACCTGAGCCTGGAGCAGCTGTTCCCCGACTCCTTCGGCTTCGTCACCTACCAGGGCTCGCTGAGCACCCCGCCCTGCTCCGAGACCGTCACCTGGATTCTCATCGACCGCGCCCTCAACGTCACCTCCCTGCAG ATGCACTCCCTGCGGCTCCTGAGCCAGAACCCGCCCTCCCAAATCTTCCAGAGCCTCAGCGGCAACGGGAGGCCCCTGCAGCCCCTGGCCCACCGCGCCCTCCGGGGCAACCGCGACCCGCGACACCCGGAGCGGCGCTGCCGGGGCCCCAACTACCGACTGCACG TGGACGGTGCCCGCTGA
- the DBP gene encoding LOW QUALITY PROTEIN: D site-binding protein (The sequence of the model RefSeq protein was modified relative to this genomic sequence to represent the inferred CDS: deleted 1 base in 1 codon), whose protein sequence is MARPASDRPPAPQLLGGPAGGAALHGLRSLLQGPGKTKEAPASCLLKEKERKAAAGGEEGGGLLGGSGRPRAGPGPGALLASLLWERPLPFGDVDDVDLDAFLLEHGLPPSPPEPGPPAPRAAPAPHAAAPSCSSGSSSPAPSGSSSPAPTPTPTPASPRPSPGGPGPALRAPGAGGSGSQRAGPASRDTPSPVDPESVEVLMTFDPDPADLALSSVPGQDTFDPRKHRFSEEELKPQPIMKKARKIQVPEEQKDEKYWSRRYKNNEAAKRSRDARRLKENQISVRAAFLEKENALLRQEVVAVRQELSHYRAVLSRYQAQHGAL, encoded by the exons ATGGCGAGGCCCGCGAGCGAccggcccccggccccgcagCTGCTGGGCGGCCCGGCGGGAGGCGCGGCGCTGCACGGCCTGCGGAGCCTGCTGCAGGGGCCCGGCAAGACCAAGGAGGCGCCGGCCAGCT GCCTCCTGAAGGAGAAGGAGCGCAAGGCGGCGGCCGGCGGCGAGGAGGGCGGCGGGCTGCTGGGGGGCTCGGGCCGGCCCCGCGCGGGCCCGGGCCCCGGCGCCCTGCTGGCCTCGCTGCTGTGGGAGCGGCCGCTGCCCTTCGGCGACGTGGACGACGTGGACCTGGACGCCTTCCTGCTGGAGCACGGGCTGCCGCCCAGCCCCCCCGAGCCCGGGCCGCCGGCGCCCCGCGCGGCCCCCGCGCCCCACGCCGCCGCCCCGTCCTGCTCCTCGGGCTCCTCGTCCCCGGCGCCGTCCGGCTCCTCGTCCCCGGCGCCCACGCCCACGCCCACGCCCGCCTCTCCGCGGCCGTCCCCGGGGGGACCCGGGCCGGCCCTCCGCGCCCCGGGCGCAGGTGGCTCGGGCTCCCAGCGCGCAG GTCCTGCCTCTAGAGACACC CCCAGCCCGGTGGACCCCGAGTCTGTGGAGGTGCTCATGACCTTCGACCCGGACCCGGCCGACCTGGCCCTGTCCAGCGTCCCGGGCCAGGACACCTTCGACCCCCGCAAGCACCGCTTCTCGGAGGAGGAGCTGAAGCCCCAGCCCATCATGAAGAAGGCCCGCAAGATCCAGGTGCCCGAGGAGCAGAAG GATGAGAAGTACTGGAGCCGGCGCTACAAGAACAACGAGGCGGCCAAGCGCTCGCGGGACGCCCGGCGGCTGAAGGAGAACCAGATCTCGGTGCGGGCGGCCTTCCTGGAGAAGGAGAACGCCCTGCTGAGGCAGGAGGTGGTCGCGGTCCGCCAGGAGCTCTCCCACTACCGGGCCGTGCTGTCCCGCTACCAGGCCCAGCATGGGGCCCTGTGA
- the SPHK2 gene encoding sphingosine kinase 2 — MAGTPLLHGEFGSYPARGPRFALTLTPVALHVQRLRPRPEAWPQGGLVPLAEVSGCRTLRSCSPNDSAAYLCVYTYPRGRRGGRRRAARTFRADRASDYKENHAEAQRWATALTCLLRGVPLPGDLEITPELLPRAPRLLLLVNPFGGRGLAWQWCKNHVLPMISEAGLSFNLIQTERQNHARELVQGLRLSEWDGIVTVSGDGLLYEVVNGLLARPDWEQAIKIPVGVLPCGSGNALAGAINQHGGFEPAIGLDLLLNCSLLMCRGGGSPLDLVSVTLASGARCFSLLSVAWGFVSDVDIQSERFRVLGSARFTLGTILRLASLHVYPGRLSYLPASSSASNGTPALAQPLPRAASELTLAPAPTSAPSQETHSPLHRSVSDLPLARGGDFPPQSQSSPSPPPSPGSCLLSPDPPLNPGPVPSPAPNSLGERIHRGSELPASSSPPVSPDPPVSSSPSPPSDPEASAATPASLDSPAAHNSSVDPLASEDPGALEPPTLSSSPPGPGPGEPPPSPSASSNLSPSPNSQTSPEPASASGSATPGTQWGPKDHLLPPLGSPLPPGWVTLEGDFVLILAQSPSHLGADMVAVPNAHFGDGLVHLCWVRSGVSRASLLRLFLAMERGSHFGLGCPQLGYATAQAFRLEPLTHHGILTVDGEQVEYGPLQAQIHPGLGTLLTGPKAQEPQLAGGDAWAPKCGTVPGGGGKA, encoded by the exons ATGGCCGGCACCCCGCTGCTCCACGGGGAGTTCGGCTCCTACCCGGCCCGGGGCCCCCGCTTCGCCCTGACGCTCACCCCGGTGGCCTTGCACGTCCAGCGGCTGCGGCCCCGGCCCGAGGCCTGGCCCCAGGGCGGCCTGGTCCCCCTGGCCGAGGTCTCGGGGTGTCGGACCTTGCGCAGCTGCTCCCCGAACGACTCGGCCGCGTACCTGTGTGTCTACACCTACCCGCGGGGCCGGAGGGGCGGGCGGCGGCGGGCGGCGAGGACCTTCCGGGCTGACCGGGCCTCGGACTACAAGGAGAATCACGCGGAGGCCCAGAGATGGGCCACCGCCCTCACCTGCCTACTGCGGGGGGTGCCGCTGCCCGGCGACCTGG AGATCACCCCGGAGCTCCTGCCCCGGGCTCCCCGCCTGCTTCTGCTGGTCAATCCCTTCGGGGGGCGGGGCCTGGCCTGGCAGTGGTGCAAGAACCACGTGCTGCCCATGATTTCCGAAGCCGGACTCTCTTTCAACCTCATCCAGACAG AGCGGCAGAACCACGCCCGGGAGCTGGTGCAGGGGCTGCGGCTGAGCGAGTGGGATGGCATCGTGACCGTGTCTGGGGACGGCCTGCTGTATGAG GTGGTGAATGGGCTTCTGGCCCGGCCCGACTGGGAGCAGGCGATAAAGATTCCGGTGGGAGTCCTGCCCTGCGGCTCAGGCAATGCCCTGGCCGGTGCCATCAACCAGCATGGGGG GTTTGAACCAGCCATAGGCCTGGATCTGTTGCTGAACTGCTCCCTGCTCATGTGCCGTGGTGGCGGCTCCCCGCTGGACCTTGTCTCTGTGACCCTGGCCTCGGGAGCCCGCTGCTTCTCCCTGCTCTCTGTGGCCTGGGGCTTCGTATCTGATGTGGACATTCAGAGTGAGCGCTTCCGCGTTCTGGGCTCTGCCCGATTCACCCTTGGCACCATCCTTCGGCTGGCCTCCCTCCATGTCTACCCAGGGCGCCTCTCCTACCTCCCAGCCTCCTCCTCGGCCTCCAACGGCACCCCTGCCCTGGCCCAGCCTCTTCCCCGAGCCGCCTCGGAACTGACCCTGGCCCCGGCCCCAACCTCAGCCCCTTCCCAAGAGACTCACTCGCCCTTGCACCGCTCGGTGTCTGACTTGCCCCTGGCCCGAGGTGGAGACTTCCCCCCACAGTCCcagtcttccccctcccctcctccttctccaggGTCCTGCCTTCTGTCCCCTGACCCTCCTCTCAACCCTGGGCCTGTCCCCAGTCCAGCCCCCAACTCCTTGGGGGAGAGAATTCATCGGGGTTCAGAGCTCCCTGCTTCGAGCAGCCCCCCGGTCTCTCCTGACCCTCCCGTCTCCAGCAGTCCCAGCCCCCCCTCTGATCCAGAAGCCTCCGCAGCCACTCCAGCTTCCCTTGACTCTCCAGCTGCTCACAATTCATCAGTTGACCCTCTAGCCTCTGAAGATCCTGGGGCACTTGAGCCCCccactctctcttcctcccctcctggCCCAGGCCCTGGGGAGCCGCCTCCTTCTCCATCGGCCTCCTCcaatctctctccttcccctaatTCACAGACTTCCCCAGAACCGGCTTCTGCTTCGGGATCAGCGACCCCTGGGACCCAGTGGGGCCCCAAGGACCATCTGTTGCCTCCCCTGGGTTCCCCACTGCCCCcgggctgggtgaccctggaggGGGACTTTGTGCTGATCCTGGCCCAGTCTCCGAGCCACCTGGGTGCTGACATGGTGGCAGTCCCCAATGCTCACTTCGGGGATGGCCTGGTGCACTTGTGCTGGGTTCGAAGTGGGGTCTCCAGGGCCTCCCTGCTCCGCCTCTTTCTGGCCATGGAGAGGGGGAGTCACTTTGGCCTGGGCTGTCCCCAGCTAGGCTATGCCACAGCTCAGGCCTTTCGCCTCGAGCCCCTCACCCACCACGGAATCCTCACAGTGGATGGGGAACAGGTGGAATACGGGCCTCTCCAGGCTCAGATCCACCCTGGCCTAGGAACCCTACTCACAGGCCCCAAGGCCCAAGAACCCCAGCTGGCCGGGGGGGACGCCTGGGCACCCAAGTGTGGGACAGTCCCCGGCGGAGGAGGCAAAGCCTAG
- the RPL18 gene encoding large ribosomal subunit protein eL18, translated as MGVDIRHNKDRKVRRKEPKSQDIYLRLLVKLYRFLARRTNSTFNKVVLKRLFMSRTNRPPLSLSRMIRKMKLPGRENKTAVVVGTVTDDVRIQDVPKLKVCALRVTSNARSRILKAGGKILTFDQLAMSSPKGRGTVLLSGPRKGRQVYRHFGKAPGTPHSHTKPYVRSKGRKFERARGRRASRGYKN; from the exons ATG GGAGTCGACATCCGCCACAACAAGGACCGCAAGGTGCGGCGCAAGGAGCCCAAGAGCCAGGACATCTACCTGCGGCTGCTGGTGAAG CTCTACCGCTTCCTGGCCCGGAGGACCAACTCCACCTTCAACAAGGTCGTCCTCAAGAGGCTGTTCATGAGCCGCACCAACCGGCCGCCCCTGTCCCTGTCCCGCATG ATCCGGAAGATGAAGCTGCCGGGCAGGGAGAACAAGACGGCCGTGGTGGTGGGCACCGTGACGGACGACGTGAGGATCCAGGACGTGCCCAAGCTGAAGGTGTGCGCCCTGCGCGTCACCAGCAACGCCCGCAGCCGCATCCTCAAGGCCGGGGGCAAGATCCTCACCTTCGACCAGCTGGCCATGAGCTCGCCCAAGGGCCGCGGCACCGTCCTGCTGTCCG GTCCCCGCAAGGGCCGCCAGGTGTACAGGCATTTCGGGAAGGCCCCGGGCACCCCCCACAGCCACACCAA ACCCTATGTCCGATCCAAGGGCCGCAAGTTCGAGCGTGCCAGGGGCCGCCGCGCCAGCAGAGGCTACAAAAACTAA
- the FAM83E gene encoding protein FAM83E isoform X1, which produces MNLNLAPFPPFILRALERLSGVKCWASLLPPSLPRTLPLLFQAGFQSFRVLWNCPGAGSEACLGGGHSGKGFWPVEGKGDCLCRPGGRGGSSGRRAPIGRTGAVAGQSPLWLGQRRWENARCLGGPTRTWGPCRCERGVGRLRAGSGTRCGRIEAMAASQLAALEEAGEGAPEEAPPNRADPTLLYSEGQRLALETLLSEGAGAFASCLLREKLVPFLAAEEVRSLEARAEDWRVGDRETPDQETGAGIPEQGSVTYFPGCSEEPPPDLGLGWPETRLWKGITRARLYTQPPGDGDPSIKELVRKAIREAQKLVAVVMDVFTDPDLLLDLREAATRRGVPVYVLLDHRHLPAFLALAQQLKVNPRAMENLEVRVLRGCGFQSRRMKHVIGDVREKFVLVDGESIITGSYSFTWSDSRLHRSLVTLLTGEILEAFDREFRTLYATSQPLPPSPPSGPFLSVLDGVPLLRDRNHIAHRRSVAPVSHALQDDGAPQPQVDSKGPSPMAPALSDILRSVQRVRPTSGPAARPSRSLWDLSRLSQLSGSSDGEGRPGKDLKTSWATQATPAMVLMRQRGVSEDPRVLARRWANPGRPLAPGRFHYPSPSSRRLWEDRGQFDWVGQGANH; this is translated from the exons ATGAACTTGAACTTAGCCCCCTTCCCACCATTCATTCTGAGGGCTTTGGAACGTCTTAGCGGTGTTAAGTGCTGGGCCTcactccttcctccctccctccccaggaCTTTGCCCCTTCTATTCCAGGCAGGATTTCAGAGCTTCCGAGTACTTTGGAATTGCCCAGGAGCAGGGTCTGAGGCCTGTCTTGGAGGGGGGCACAGCGGCAAAGGATTTTGGCCTGTCGAGGGCAAGGGTGACTGCCTGTGTCGGCCTGGGGGCAGGGGTGGCAGCAGTGGCCGGAGAGCCCCCATTGGACGGACCGGCGCAGTCGCCGGCCAGAGTCCCCTGTGGCTGGGTCAGAGGCGGTGGGAGAACGCCCGATGCTTAGGGGGGCCCACGAGGACCTGGGGGCCATGCAGGTGTGAGAGAGGGGTGGGTAGACTCAGAGCTGGGTCAGGGACCCGTTGTGGGAGGATCGAGGCCATGGCTGCCTCCCAGCTGGCAGCTCTAGAAGAAGCTGGGGAGGGGGCTCCGGAGGAGGCACCCCCCAACAGGGCAGACCCCACCCTCCTCTACTCAGAAGGCCAGAGGCTGGCCCTGGAGACCCTCCTGAGTGAGGGGGCCGGGGCCTTTGCTTCCTGCCTGCTCCGGGAGAAGCTCGTGCCTTTCCTGGCAGCCGAAGAGGTCCGGAGCCTGGAGGCCCGGGCCGAGGACTGGAGGGTTGGGGACCGGGAGACCCCAGACCAGGAAACGGGGGCTGGCATCCCCGAGCAGGGGAGCGTCACCTACTTCCCAGGCTGCTCCGAGGAGCCCCCTCCAGACTTGGGTCTGGGCTGGCCAGAGACCCGCCTTTGGAAGGGCATCACCCGTGCCCGTCTCTACACCCAGCCCCCTGGGGATGGGGACCCCTCCATCAAGGAGCTGGTGAGGAAGGCCATTCGGGAGGCCCAGAAG CTTGTCGCTGTGGTCATGGATGTGTTCACGGACCCCGATCTGTTGCTGGATCTTCGCGAGGCTGCTACTCGCCGTGGGGTTCCGGTTTACGTCCTCCTGGACCACCGCCACCTCCCCGCCTTCCTGGCCTTGGCCCAGCAGCTGAAGGTGAACCCTCGAGCCATGGAG AACCTTGAAGTCCGGGTCCTGAGAGGCTGCGGCTTTCAGAGCCGGAGGATGAAGCACGTCATCGGGGACGTGAGAGAAAAGTTTGTGCTGGTGGATGGAGAGAGCATCATTACGGGCTCCTACAG CTTTACCTGGAGTGACTCCCGCTTGCACCGCAGCCTGGTGACGCTGCTGACCGGGGAGATTTTGGAGGCTTTTGACAGAGAGTTCCGGACCTTGTATGCCACCTCCCAGCCACTACCCCCTTCCCCGCCCTCGGGCCCCTTCCTCAGTGTCCTGGACGGAGTGCCACTGCTCCGGGACCGCAACCACATCGCCCACCGCCGCTCCGTGGCCCCCGTCTCGCACGCCCTGCAGGATGACGGTGCCCCCCAGCCCCAGGTTGACTCCAAGGGACCCTCCCCCATGGCTCCAGCCTTAAGTGACATCTTAAGGAGTGTCCAGAGGGTCCGGCCCACCAGTGGCCCGGCTGCCCGGCCTAGCCGCTCCCTCTGGGACTTGAGCCGCCTCTCCCAGTTGTCTGGGTCCAGTGATGGCGAAGGGAGACCAGGCAAAGAT CTGAAGACATCGTGGGCCACCCAAGCCACGCCCGCCATGGTTCTGATGAGGCAGCGGGGGGTCAGTGAGGACCCCAGAGTCCTGGCCCGACGCTGGGCCAATCCGGGCCGACCTCTGGCCCCTGGGAGATTCCACTACCCTTCCCCGTCTTCTCGGAGGCTCTGGGAGGACCGGGGGCAGTTTGACTGGGTGGGCCAGGGTGCTAACCATTGA
- the FAM83E gene encoding protein FAM83E isoform X2 — MAASQLAALEEAGEGAPEEAPPNRADPTLLYSEGQRLALETLLSEGAGAFASCLLREKLVPFLAAEEVRSLEARAEDWRVGDRETPDQETGAGIPEQGSVTYFPGCSEEPPPDLGLGWPETRLWKGITRARLYTQPPGDGDPSIKELVRKAIREAQKLVAVVMDVFTDPDLLLDLREAATRRGVPVYVLLDHRHLPAFLALAQQLKVNPRAMENLEVRVLRGCGFQSRRMKHVIGDVREKFVLVDGESIITGSYSFTWSDSRLHRSLVTLLTGEILEAFDREFRTLYATSQPLPPSPPSGPFLSVLDGVPLLRDRNHIAHRRSVAPVSHALQDDGAPQPQVDSKGPSPMAPALSDILRSVQRVRPTSGPAARPSRSLWDLSRLSQLSGSSDGEGRPGKDLKTSWATQATPAMVLMRQRGVSEDPRVLARRWANPGRPLAPGRFHYPSPSSRRLWEDRGQFDWVGQGANH, encoded by the exons ATGGCTGCCTCCCAGCTGGCAGCTCTAGAAGAAGCTGGGGAGGGGGCTCCGGAGGAGGCACCCCCCAACAGGGCAGACCCCACCCTCCTCTACTCAGAAGGCCAGAGGCTGGCCCTGGAGACCCTCCTGAGTGAGGGGGCCGGGGCCTTTGCTTCCTGCCTGCTCCGGGAGAAGCTCGTGCCTTTCCTGGCAGCCGAAGAGGTCCGGAGCCTGGAGGCCCGGGCCGAGGACTGGAGGGTTGGGGACCGGGAGACCCCAGACCAGGAAACGGGGGCTGGCATCCCCGAGCAGGGGAGCGTCACCTACTTCCCAGGCTGCTCCGAGGAGCCCCCTCCAGACTTGGGTCTGGGCTGGCCAGAGACCCGCCTTTGGAAGGGCATCACCCGTGCCCGTCTCTACACCCAGCCCCCTGGGGATGGGGACCCCTCCATCAAGGAGCTGGTGAGGAAGGCCATTCGGGAGGCCCAGAAG CTTGTCGCTGTGGTCATGGATGTGTTCACGGACCCCGATCTGTTGCTGGATCTTCGCGAGGCTGCTACTCGCCGTGGGGTTCCGGTTTACGTCCTCCTGGACCACCGCCACCTCCCCGCCTTCCTGGCCTTGGCCCAGCAGCTGAAGGTGAACCCTCGAGCCATGGAG AACCTTGAAGTCCGGGTCCTGAGAGGCTGCGGCTTTCAGAGCCGGAGGATGAAGCACGTCATCGGGGACGTGAGAGAAAAGTTTGTGCTGGTGGATGGAGAGAGCATCATTACGGGCTCCTACAG CTTTACCTGGAGTGACTCCCGCTTGCACCGCAGCCTGGTGACGCTGCTGACCGGGGAGATTTTGGAGGCTTTTGACAGAGAGTTCCGGACCTTGTATGCCACCTCCCAGCCACTACCCCCTTCCCCGCCCTCGGGCCCCTTCCTCAGTGTCCTGGACGGAGTGCCACTGCTCCGGGACCGCAACCACATCGCCCACCGCCGCTCCGTGGCCCCCGTCTCGCACGCCCTGCAGGATGACGGTGCCCCCCAGCCCCAGGTTGACTCCAAGGGACCCTCCCCCATGGCTCCAGCCTTAAGTGACATCTTAAGGAGTGTCCAGAGGGTCCGGCCCACCAGTGGCCCGGCTGCCCGGCCTAGCCGCTCCCTCTGGGACTTGAGCCGCCTCTCCCAGTTGTCTGGGTCCAGTGATGGCGAAGGGAGACCAGGCAAAGAT CTGAAGACATCGTGGGCCACCCAAGCCACGCCCGCCATGGTTCTGATGAGGCAGCGGGGGGTCAGTGAGGACCCCAGAGTCCTGGCCCGACGCTGGGCCAATCCGGGCCGACCTCTGGCCCCTGGGAGATTCCACTACCCTTCCCCGTCTTCTCGGAGGCTCTGGGAGGACCGGGGGCAGTTTGACTGGGTGGGCCAGGGTGCTAACCATTGA